The Branchiostoma floridae strain S238N-H82 unplaced genomic scaffold, Bfl_VNyyK Sc7u5tJ_873, whole genome shotgun sequence genome has a segment encoding these proteins:
- the LOC118409046 gene encoding uncharacterized protein LOC118409046, translating into MMVPRLTILILAVSIVTSNTTATNITEGSGTARTTTISVFGSDISTDAVTATTEASNTTSYRHRNGTFIVPEPKLIDEDSGIGIDAIFGEPSNETEAEDEDLGSGISNAANGSRTGDSNPKTQGEHPNKIVPSSRTTARPNDVTTSTEGIIISVILAGHGLNQPSVPPKRDRGDSGDFLGTTDAPVPKPAPKSSSGNLVVIIPLVCLGFVLLVLVVVLHCQNTRERRRVRQLKVLMRRDARMSGRSTDPLWRSDRSCTSRGARSSTSRGARTSSRSQRSQRSYELKELPHCAECYHSAARQKQTNGYPGGKSGNGPVTRSDPNILGHRSTKGPVEYFLDDELYKISLTTIHRKTQSEPTRLNAQMALDDAVVETPFQRVPNNSPAGSCPTTPHPRYINMTEPDSHLLAASLSRLDKWTDNRLYEPPDDVALNGGVLPLHHLQLFPNRDVYQDLNSNSIQSSMGPGLDSDFGASAGLSLRIMSSDSSITGYPTTNSGHTGEALSTESSLTSTITPTPASSTAWTGQGDTDLYHTLSGRDNQGQVPLLSMEEHWV; encoded by the exons ATGATGGTGCCACGTTTAACAATCCTCATACTGGCAGTTAGTATCGTCACTAGTAACACAACAGCTACAAACATCACGGAGGGAAGTGGTACAGCTAGAACCACTACTATCTCGGTGTTTGGTTCAGATATCAGCACTGATGCTGTCACTGCGACAACAGAGGCTTCCAACACAACCTCATATCGGCACAGAAACGGGACGTTTATTGTGCCGGAACCGAAGCTAATTGACGAGGACAGCGGGATTGGCATCGATGCTATTTTTGGGGAGCCCTCGAACGAAACAGAAGCAGAAGACGAGGACCTGGGGAGTGGTATTTCTAACGCTGCCAACG GTTCAAGAACAGGTGACTCAAACCCAAAGACCCAGGGAGAACACCCTAACAAGATCGTACCATCCTCCCGAACCACCGCTCGACCTAACGATGTCACCACGTCTACCGAGGGGATCATCATCAGCGTTATACTAGCTGGACATGGCCTGAACCAACCCTCCGTCCCGCCCAAACGGGACCGGGGCGACTCTGGTGACTTCCTCGGGACGACTGACGCCCCCGTCCCGAAGCCTGCCCCGAAGAGCTCGAGCGGGAACCTGGTGGTGATCATCCCGCTGGTGTGTCTGGGGTTCGTCCTGCTGGTGCTGGTGGTGGTGCTGCACTGTCAGAACAC ACGAGAGCGGAGAAGAGTACGTCAGCTGAAGGTCCTGATGCGCCGAGATGCCCGGATGTCCGGCCGGTCCACGGACCCCCTCTGGCGGAGCGACCGGAGCTGCACCAGCCGCGGTGCGCGCAGCTCCACCAGCCGGGGCGCGCGTACCAGCTCCCGCAGCCAGCGGAGTCAGAGGAGCTACGAGTTAAAA GAGCTCCCCCACTGTGCCGAGTGTTACCACAGCGCAGCGCGGCAGAAACAGACGAACGGCTACCCCGGCGGGAAGTCGGGTAACGGGCCCGTCACCAG ATCTGATCCCAACATCCTGGGCCACCGGAGCACGAAGGGTCCTGTGGAGTATTTCCTGGACGACGAGCTGTATAAGATCTCCCTAACCACCATCCACAGGAAGACGCAGTCCGAACCTACCAGACTCAATGCTCAA ATGGCCTTAGATGATGCCGTGGTGGAGACTCCGTTCCAGCGGGTCCCCAACAACTCGCCTGCGGGGTCCTGCCCCACCACGCCCCACCCGCGCTACATCAACATGACGGAGCCGGACAGCCACCTGCTGGCGGCCTCTCTCAGCAGGCTGGACAAGTGGACGGACAACAG gCTGTACGAACCGCCCGATGACGTGGCTCTGAATGGGGGAGTCCTGCCTCTACACCACCTGCAGCTGTTCCCTAACAGGGACGTCTATCAG GACCTGAACTCCAACTCCATCCAGAGCTCCATGGGTCCGGGCCTGGACAGCGACTTCGGCGCCAGTGCCGGACTCTCTCTGCGCATCATGTCATCGGACTCAAGCATAACGG GTTACCCCACCACCAATAGCGGTCACACAGGGGAGGCGCTGTCTACGGAGTCTTCCCTCACCTCTACCATAACCCCGACCCCGGCTAGCAGTACCGCCTGGACAGGACAGGGGGACACCGACCTGTACCACACCCTGTCTGGACGGGATAACCAGGGGCAAGTACCGCTACTCAGCATGGAGGAACACTGGGTTTAG